A window of the Butyricimonas virosa genome harbors these coding sequences:
- a CDS encoding 3-phosphoshikimate 1-carboxyvinyltransferase — MDKVIAWTQKKIEGTVILPASKSESNRALVLSALAGGGMPENLSDSDDTRVLAEALKQAGGLVDVGHAGTSMRFLAAYFALREGVWELTGSERMKQRPIKVLVEALWELGAKIEYLGKEGFPPLWIGNSVLKGERTISLDAAVSSQYISALMMIAPLLKGGLVIDLKGKVISADYIRMTAEMMRCFGVNTRFEGKRVLIPEGVYAPVSFRVSADWSAASFFYELLAITEEGEIFLPGLYIDSLQGDARQVDLWRQLGVTTEKVVGGVRLSANSDRVARFEADLSGMPDVALPVIVACCLSDTPFHLTGLDTLYIKECDRVMAVTREAGKLGYGLQIPARGELCWDRVRNACTTLEIDTYQDHRMAMAFAPAGVRYCGLIVRDADVVSKSFPGFWEQYDHLVM; from the coding sequence ATGGATAAAGTTATCGCTTGGACACAGAAGAAAATAGAGGGTACGGTTATTTTGCCGGCATCCAAGAGCGAATCTAACCGGGCTCTCGTTTTGAGTGCGTTGGCGGGTGGCGGGATGCCGGAGAATCTGTCAGATAGCGATGATACCCGAGTGTTGGCGGAGGCATTGAAACAGGCGGGGGGGCTCGTGGATGTTGGGCATGCCGGCACTTCCATGCGTTTCCTGGCAGCTTATTTTGCCTTGCGGGAAGGGGTGTGGGAATTAACCGGATCGGAACGGATGAAGCAACGCCCGATAAAAGTGCTGGTGGAGGCTTTATGGGAATTGGGGGCGAAGATCGAATACCTGGGTAAGGAGGGCTTCCCTCCCTTGTGGATTGGTAATTCTGTATTGAAGGGAGAGCGGACGATCAGCTTGGATGCTGCCGTGAGTAGCCAGTATATTTCGGCTTTGATGATGATTGCACCTTTGTTGAAGGGAGGGCTTGTGATCGATTTGAAGGGAAAGGTTATTTCTGCGGATTATATTCGCATGACGGCAGAGATGATGCGTTGTTTCGGGGTGAATACCCGTTTTGAAGGGAAACGGGTGCTAATTCCGGAGGGCGTGTACGCGCCTGTCTCTTTCCGTGTAAGTGCCGATTGGAGTGCAGCTTCTTTTTTTTACGAGTTGTTGGCTATTACCGAGGAAGGGGAAATTTTCCTTCCGGGGTTGTATATCGATAGTTTACAAGGTGATGCTCGTCAAGTTGATTTGTGGCGACAGTTGGGTGTAACCACGGAAAAAGTAGTTGGAGGTGTTCGTTTGTCGGCTAATAGCGATCGTGTTGCCCGTTTTGAGGCAGATCTGTCGGGGATGCCGGACGTGGCTCTTCCTGTGATTGTAGCTTGTTGTTTGTCGGATACCCCCTTTCATTTGACAGGGTTGGATACGTTATATATAAAGGAGTGTGACCGGGTGATGGCTGTTACGCGGGAGGCTGGTAAATTGGGATACGGTTTACAAATTCCCGCACGTGGCGAGTTGTGTTGGGATCGTGTGCGGAATGCATGTACGACGTTGGAGATCGATACCTACCAGGATCACCGGATGGCAATGGCCTTTGCGCCCGCAGGGGTGAGGTATTGCGGGTTGATCGTGCGGGATGCTGATGTGGTTTCTAAGTCGTTTCCCGGTTTTTGGGAACAATATGATCATTTAGTGATGTGA
- the aroB gene encoding 3-dehydroquinate synthase gives MEQIIFTTDSSMVLAELLRGVRHEQLFIVADKHTVGFCDKLLEKVDWIPLNVAVVDCGEENKSLNSVARIWSVLSKRGARRSSILLCVGGGMVTDMGGFAASTFKRGMRCIYVPTTLLAQVDASLGGKTGINFDGLKNEIGTFKEPERVIIDVMFLKTLPVRERMAGFAEMLKHGLLSDVEYLDRLLTCDTDEPDREEFLDLLKRSIAVKNEIVILDPLEKGVRKALNFGHTIGHAIESCSVMRHENLLHGESVALGMIAELYLSVREKGFPEEIFHRVRDFIRRYYPIYPVMGYADTLCELMSHDKKNDREGLNFTLLESVGQFSVDNYCSRELVMEALRQI, from the coding sequence ATGGAACAAATTATATTTACAACGGATTCGAGCATGGTTCTTGCCGAATTGTTACGAGGTGTCAGGCATGAACAATTGTTTATCGTGGCGGATAAGCACACGGTAGGTTTTTGCGATAAGCTGCTGGAAAAGGTGGATTGGATACCGTTGAACGTGGCGGTGGTTGATTGCGGCGAGGAAAACAAATCGCTGAATAGTGTAGCCCGCATCTGGTCTGTCCTGAGTAAACGAGGAGCTCGTCGTTCTTCCATTCTGTTGTGCGTGGGGGGAGGTATGGTGACGGACATGGGAGGATTTGCCGCTTCGACTTTCAAACGGGGAATGCGTTGTATTTATGTACCTACTACCCTATTGGCGCAGGTGGATGCATCCTTGGGTGGAAAAACCGGGATAAATTTTGACGGGTTAAAGAACGAGATCGGTACTTTCAAGGAACCGGAACGGGTGATTATTGATGTTATGTTCTTGAAAACTTTACCCGTGCGGGAACGGATGGCAGGTTTTGCCGAGATGCTAAAACATGGGTTGTTGTCCGACGTGGAGTATCTGGATCGATTACTGACTTGTGATACGGACGAGCCAGACCGGGAGGAATTTCTTGATTTGCTCAAGCGCTCTATTGCCGTTAAAAATGAAATCGTGATTTTGGACCCGTTGGAGAAGGGTGTGCGGAAAGCCTTGAATTTCGGGCACACGATAGGACATGCTATTGAAAGTTGTTCCGTCATGCGTCATGAAAATCTGTTGCACGGGGAATCGGTGGCGTTAGGGATGATCGCAGAATTGTATCTTTCCGTGCGGGAGAAAGGTTTCCCGGAAGAGATATTCCATCGGGTGCGTGATTTTATAAGAAGGTATTACCCCATTTATCCGGTCATGGGGTATGCCGATACATTGTGCGAATTAATGTCGCATGACAAGAAAAATGATCGTGAAGGGCTGAATTTTACACTTCTCGAGAGTGTTGGACAGTTCTCTGTTGATAATTATTGTTCGAGGGAACTGGTCATGGAGGCTTTAAGGCAAATATAA
- the dprA gene encoding DNA-processing protein DprA → MNNNNSILTRVAITITPRLNNALYSPLFQQCGGITGFFQESDANIKLLFKENNLTNIQPERSLWLQQAEEELKNMEKHHIQICGIEDPNYPHLLKHCADAPLVLFYKGTLKADESKNIAIVGTRKATELGKTRVGNILQQLADMGYRPNIISGLAYGIDIAAHSTCLRLGLRAQAVVGHGLHMVYPASHKNIAEKILAQGGTLLSEFPTCAPIHPTNFLQRNRIVAGMSEAVLVAESPVKGGAMSTARQALSYSRNVLAIPGRPEDSNYTGCNMLIKQNIAALVENVSDILEAVNWEPIPTRPHQTSIDFFSASNDEDLIKQTLTNAGEQNIDQLHQLTRIPVHDLSVLLLKLELEGIVTQLPGKCYSLI, encoded by the coding sequence ATGAACAATAACAACTCCATCTTGACACGAGTGGCTATCACTATAACTCCCAGGCTAAATAATGCTTTGTACTCCCCGTTATTCCAACAATGCGGGGGCATAACCGGATTCTTTCAAGAAAGTGATGCAAATATCAAACTTCTTTTCAAAGAGAATAACCTGACGAATATACAACCGGAGCGTTCCCTATGGTTGCAGCAAGCAGAAGAGGAGCTGAAAAACATGGAAAAACACCATATCCAAATCTGCGGGATTGAAGACCCGAACTATCCCCACCTACTAAAACATTGTGCGGATGCCCCTCTTGTTCTATTCTACAAGGGAACACTGAAAGCCGACGAAAGCAAGAATATAGCCATCGTGGGGACACGTAAAGCGACCGAACTAGGCAAAACCCGCGTGGGAAACATTCTTCAGCAACTGGCAGACATGGGATACCGTCCTAATATCATCAGCGGGCTTGCCTACGGGATTGACATTGCCGCCCACTCCACCTGTCTCCGGCTTGGGCTGCGGGCACAAGCCGTAGTCGGACACGGGTTGCACATGGTCTACCCGGCATCTCATAAAAATATAGCGGAGAAAATACTGGCACAAGGAGGTACGCTACTCTCAGAATTCCCAACTTGTGCCCCCATTCATCCCACAAACTTCCTTCAACGCAATCGAATCGTAGCAGGCATGAGCGAGGCGGTACTCGTGGCAGAATCGCCCGTAAAAGGCGGTGCAATGTCAACTGCACGCCAGGCTTTATCTTACAGCCGGAACGTACTTGCCATCCCCGGTCGCCCGGAAGACTCGAATTACACGGGGTGTAATATGCTGATAAAACAAAACATAGCGGCACTTGTGGAAAATGTTTCAGACATTCTGGAAGCCGTAAACTGGGAACCCATCCCGACGAGACCACACCAAACCTCCATTGATTTCTTTTCAGCATCAAACGATGAAGACCTTATCAAACAAACATTAACAAATGCGGGAGAACAGAACATCGACCAACTTCACCAACTCACACGAATACCGGTACACGACCTGTCCGTTCTACTCCTAAAACTGGAATTGGAGGGGATTGTCACGCAACTCCCCGGTAAATGTTATTCACTTATTTAA
- a CDS encoding MATE family efflux transporter, translating to MRTHNNSSQSAVRMDMLHGSLLNKILLFSLPLAASSILQQLFNSVDVAVVGRFASDQALAAVGSNSSVISLMINLFVGISVGANVVIANYIGQKDERGIKNAIHTVSVIALASGFLLLVVGLLIARPILEAMDTPDDVIDLAILYLRIYFLGMPFFMVYNFGASILRSMGDTKRPLYCLVAAGMINTVLNLLLVIVFKMSVAGVAIGTVVANMFSAGVIIYILRHEKGPFKLDIKHLQITRPELRKVLQIGVPAGIQGMVFSIANIFIQAAVNRFGSAAIAGSATALTYEYYCYFVVSAFSQAAVTFISQNYGAGQIERCKRIFRLTMLLSVACCGLLNVLFVWQKHFAISFFTSSPEVFHYAALRMNIVLLTQCLACSYEIAGAALRGLGYSMLPAILTVFGTCVLRLLWIYLVCPLLPGFDALMVIYPISWIVTGTAVLVAYYVVQKKLFRPKEMPIFA from the coding sequence ATGCGTACTCATAATAACTCATCACAAAGTGCGGTCCGGATGGATATGCTGCACGGTAGTTTACTGAACAAGATTCTGTTGTTTTCCCTACCGTTAGCGGCAAGCAGTATTCTGCAACAATTATTCAACTCGGTAGATGTTGCCGTCGTGGGAAGATTTGCCAGCGATCAAGCCTTGGCCGCCGTGGGAAGTAACAGTTCGGTGATCAGTTTGATGATTAACTTGTTCGTGGGAATATCCGTCGGTGCGAATGTCGTGATCGCCAACTATATCGGGCAAAAAGATGAACGAGGTATCAAAAATGCCATACACACCGTTTCTGTCATCGCCCTGGCAAGCGGATTCTTGCTACTCGTGGTAGGCTTACTCATCGCCCGACCGATTCTGGAAGCCATGGATACCCCGGATGATGTCATAGATCTGGCAATCCTGTATCTCCGCATTTACTTCCTCGGGATGCCCTTTTTCATGGTATACAATTTCGGGGCAAGCATTCTCCGTAGTATGGGTGACACGAAACGCCCTCTCTATTGCCTTGTCGCAGCCGGGATGATCAACACGGTACTAAACCTGTTGCTGGTCATTGTCTTCAAGATGAGTGTAGCAGGAGTCGCTATTGGTACGGTCGTCGCCAACATGTTCAGCGCTGGCGTGATCATATACATTCTTCGGCACGAAAAAGGTCCCTTCAAGTTAGACATCAAGCATCTTCAAATCACCCGTCCCGAATTGCGGAAAGTTCTTCAGATCGGAGTTCCCGCGGGAATACAGGGGATGGTGTTTTCGATTGCCAACATTTTCATACAGGCAGCCGTCAACCGATTCGGTTCCGCTGCCATTGCCGGTTCTGCCACCGCCCTCACGTACGAATATTATTGCTATTTCGTGGTCAGTGCTTTCAGCCAGGCCGCGGTAACTTTTATCAGCCAGAATTACGGGGCCGGGCAGATCGAGAGGTGTAAAAGAATTTTTCGACTGACGATGTTATTAAGTGTCGCTTGTTGCGGCTTGCTGAACGTGTTATTCGTCTGGCAGAAACACTTCGCGATCAGTTTCTTCACGTCCAGCCCGGAAGTATTCCATTATGCCGCACTCCGTATGAATATAGTCTTACTGACACAATGCCTTGCCTGCTCTTACGAGATTGCCGGAGCCGCACTTCGGGGACTTGGCTATTCCATGCTACCGGCTATCCTCACCGTGTTCGGAACCTGCGTTTTACGATTACTGTGGATATACCTTGTCTGTCCCTTATTGCCCGGTTTTGATGCATTGATGGTCATTTATCCTATTTCGTGGATCGTGACCGGTACCGCCGTTCTGGTTGCATACTACGTGGTACAAAAAAAGTTATTCCGGCCCAAAGAAATGCCAATTTTTGCCTAA
- a CDS encoding TlpA disulfide reductase family protein has protein sequence MPRNNLIVLLLAAAGLFSSCGNGNHYSLTGNLPARYDGCLVKLTPATFYFSEEKNSPEDSVKIKNGKFQFNGAVQKPTVYMLTIDGVDYKIPDMASIAVVIEPGDITMEYDTLGIMVSGTPVNERYMATIGEAKRETVRQRQLLWHERDSVKRLPGSVENEVDNYYNLKSSTIFKENIIPASENFIREYAGTEIGEFFFFHCCGKDVYSKAFVDEVYPTIRPEIREQYEALIRTRQEKQDYFMHSQKATEVGMPYREIVARTIDGKEIRLSDYVGKKQLILLDFWASWCIPCIQEVPLLKKLQEKYKNQGLQIVGVSVDSDREKWQGALDKHQPAGIQISELKGWESTARVDYGVQAIPFTVLIDASGKILARNPHGPLLEEIIEKYFSQK, from the coding sequence ATGCCAAGAAATAATCTGATCGTCCTGTTGCTTGCAGCAGCAGGACTTTTCTCTTCCTGCGGGAACGGGAATCACTATTCGCTTACCGGGAATCTACCGGCTCGTTATGATGGATGTCTGGTTAAGCTCACGCCTGCCACGTTCTATTTCTCCGAGGAAAAAAACAGTCCGGAGGATAGCGTCAAAATCAAGAATGGTAAATTTCAGTTTAATGGAGCAGTGCAGAAACCGACGGTCTATATGCTGACAATTGATGGCGTGGATTATAAGATTCCGGATATGGCCTCAATAGCCGTGGTGATTGAACCCGGTGACATTACGATGGAATATGATACACTGGGAATCATGGTATCCGGAACCCCTGTAAACGAACGTTACATGGCAACGATAGGAGAGGCAAAACGAGAAACCGTGCGTCAACGTCAGCTTTTATGGCATGAACGGGATAGTGTGAAGCGTTTACCGGGGAGCGTGGAAAATGAGGTGGATAACTATTATAATCTGAAAAGTAGTACGATTTTCAAAGAAAATATCATTCCGGCATCAGAAAACTTTATTCGAGAATATGCAGGTACCGAAATTGGGGAGTTCTTCTTCTTTCATTGTTGTGGGAAAGATGTGTATAGCAAGGCTTTTGTAGACGAGGTCTACCCGACTATTCGACCGGAAATACGGGAGCAATACGAGGCTTTAATCCGGACTCGTCAGGAAAAACAGGATTATTTTATGCATTCGCAGAAAGCCACGGAGGTAGGAATGCCCTATCGGGAGATTGTGGCCCGAACAATAGACGGGAAAGAGATTCGTTTATCGGATTATGTTGGTAAGAAGCAACTTATTTTATTGGATTTCTGGGCATCTTGGTGTATCCCTTGTATTCAGGAGGTCCCTCTGCTAAAGAAATTACAGGAGAAGTATAAAAATCAAGGATTACAAATCGTGGGCGTGTCCGTTGATTCTGATCGGGAAAAATGGCAGGGAGCTTTGGACAAGCACCAGCCGGCAGGCATCCAGATTTCCGAGTTGAAAGGCTGGGAAAGTACTGCCCGTGTTGATTACGGGGTACAAGCAATACCGTTTACGGTTTTAATCGACGCTTCTGGTAAAATCCTTGCTCGCAACCCGCATGGTCCGCTTTTGGAAGAGATTATCGAGAAGTATTTTTCCCAAAAATAG
- a CDS encoding TlpA family protein disulfide reductase, whose product MKKKFVYVLFACLAMVNMALGQQNESRLALNPEVPVAGQSLELTYNPKGGPLEGRSDLVGIVYMYNFYHWEMGDVQLKQEGDLWKGTFEMPENCAFIAFKFQSTFTLQPDSTDNNNDNGFMFIPKNSAGDYLPGRYLAWGVFRMPSLGSETGNYFSGNYQEISDEAAMMWTDQETKHYPQYGRHFFGTMKSVLKKMYGDNSRPGIAHLLKVMESQPDLTENEYEEISNTYRIELKNKVKADSIDQVILKLFPHGGLARFNRSFELNRLSEEEYFTAADQFRKDFPIEAWRKNPNPRGFVYNNFYRELATRYYKSGNYKKLEEILPEMDMVMINDVFRKGVEFAIRKTPTPPETYVEIARKFIDQMIAKVGDGSYSQTIAASPRQAEELARQWLNYYICVYAQVAEKCGRYQEVVDVMNLIDEDQRYVSYPAGNEAYIVSLEKLGRDDEAFDAMKGIASAGQMTPTVYDKLRERYAVLKDKPATFEAWIASLKPKHVIEKIKKQLRAEMVDVPFEPFVLESHSGGKVKSASFKKDEIVVIDFWALWCAPCIAALDGMQMAVDLYANDPTVKFYFVITQDEPKKEKIDALWKKNDFRNMEVLYDANPKGKNSRNVVYKSMFPGTSGIPQKAILKNGRIRYRAEGYGGSPSGLMDEISYVIEILKEEGNYAKK is encoded by the coding sequence ATGAAAAAGAAATTTGTTTATGTTCTTTTTGCTTGCCTAGCCATGGTTAACATGGCTTTGGGCCAGCAAAACGAGTCCCGCTTGGCCTTAAATCCGGAAGTACCCGTGGCCGGTCAGAGTTTGGAATTGACCTATAATCCGAAAGGAGGACCGTTAGAAGGTAGATCCGATTTGGTTGGGATTGTCTATATGTATAATTTTTACCACTGGGAGATGGGTGATGTGCAGTTGAAACAGGAAGGAGATCTTTGGAAAGGAACTTTCGAGATGCCGGAAAATTGTGCTTTTATCGCTTTTAAATTCCAGTCCACGTTTACCTTGCAACCGGACTCAACGGATAATAATAACGATAACGGATTTATGTTTATCCCAAAAAACAGTGCGGGTGATTATTTGCCGGGTAGATACCTTGCTTGGGGAGTATTCCGGATGCCTTCGCTGGGATCGGAAACCGGGAACTATTTCTCCGGGAACTACCAAGAGATTTCTGACGAGGCAGCGATGATGTGGACGGATCAGGAGACCAAACATTATCCTCAATATGGTCGCCACTTTTTTGGAACCATGAAATCAGTTTTGAAAAAAATGTATGGTGATAACAGCCGTCCCGGAATAGCGCACTTGTTGAAAGTCATGGAAAGCCAACCGGATCTGACCGAGAATGAATACGAGGAAATCAGTAATACTTATCGGATCGAGTTGAAAAACAAGGTGAAAGCGGATAGTATTGATCAAGTGATCCTCAAATTATTCCCGCACGGGGGCTTGGCTCGTTTTAACCGTTCGTTTGAGTTGAATAGGTTATCTGAGGAGGAATATTTTACAGCTGCGGATCAATTTAGAAAGGATTTCCCGATTGAGGCATGGAGAAAGAATCCGAATCCCCGGGGATTCGTGTATAATAATTTTTATCGAGAACTAGCTACGAGGTACTATAAATCGGGAAATTACAAGAAATTGGAAGAAATATTGCCCGAGATGGATATGGTAATGATCAATGATGTATTCCGAAAGGGTGTCGAGTTCGCCATTCGGAAAACACCTACGCCACCAGAGACTTATGTCGAGATTGCCAGAAAATTCATCGACCAGATGATTGCTAAAGTGGGAGATGGTTCCTATAGCCAAACGATAGCGGCTTCTCCCCGTCAAGCGGAAGAACTCGCTCGTCAGTGGTTGAATTATTATATTTGCGTGTATGCCCAAGTGGCCGAGAAGTGTGGTCGTTATCAGGAAGTAGTAGATGTGATGAATTTGATAGACGAGGATCAGCGGTATGTCTCTTATCCGGCGGGGAACGAGGCGTATATCGTGAGTCTGGAAAAGTTGGGACGTGATGATGAGGCTTTCGATGCGATGAAAGGTATTGCCAGTGCAGGACAGATGACCCCGACGGTTTATGATAAATTGCGAGAACGGTATGCCGTGTTAAAAGATAAGCCGGCCACTTTTGAAGCATGGATTGCTTCCCTAAAACCTAAACATGTAATTGAAAAAATAAAAAAACAGCTCCGGGCTGAAATGGTCGATGTGCCTTTTGAACCTTTTGTTTTGGAATCACATTCGGGAGGTAAGGTAAAATCTGCTAGTTTCAAGAAAGATGAAATCGTGGTCATTGATTTTTGGGCTTTGTGGTGTGCACCTTGTATTGCAGCATTGGACGGGATGCAAATGGCCGTGGATCTCTATGCGAATGATCCGACCGTGAAATTCTATTTTGTAATCACGCAAGATGAACCGAAGAAAGAAAAAATTGATGCGTTATGGAAAAAGAATGATTTTCGGAATATGGAGGTACTGTATGATGCGAATCCTAAAGGAAAGAATTCCCGGAATGTCGTGTATAAATCTATGTTCCCGGGAACATCGGGTATTCCTCAAAAAGCCATCCTTAAAAATGGGCGTATCCGTTATCGTGCGGAAGGATACGGTGGAAGTCCCAGTGGTCTGATGGATGAGATTTCTTATGTTATCGAGATTCTTAAGGAGGAGGGAAATTATGCCAAGAAATAA
- a CDS encoding RagB/SusD family nutrient uptake outer membrane protein — MMKNKIFILGAIMGSFVLGSCGDFLEEESQSEVIPKTTSDFSELLLGTGYPDESTPNFSFLSLMDDDCAHFLTYASPWNPEGTVETANAITQFPIYSWQPTLADYDGYDSEINETASSTTYAQFYSKILGCNAVLDYIDEAIGTQDDRDRVKAEALAVRALLYFQLVNIYGEPYNHNKDALGVPVRLISNLTEKNIERSTVGYIYEEVILKDLLEAARLLDPLPIMRKNFRINQPAIHILLSRVYLYMENYKECIAEVEKAEKQGIGLLNMVNNLDVILADNGYAPISYNNPEVEWLFGPSAVANHWEYQPGTAPAFRVLWDQVNDQRFLAYALKTASDDNSVYLKKPMSSSELGQSVRSAEAFLNRMEAYALSGEEGLALAELNAFRKTRVIGYTDVNLSGQALLDAIRLERRKELCFEGHRWFDLRRQGMPEIKHTYKAEKGGAVYEYVLQQGDPMYTIPFPNSVVLQNRALVQNPSREMGARQGEIQ, encoded by the coding sequence ATGATGAAAAACAAGATATTTATTTTAGGAGCTATCATGGGATCGTTTGTGTTGGGTTCTTGTGGAGATTTTTTAGAAGAAGAATCCCAGAGTGAGGTAATCCCGAAGACGACATCTGACTTCTCGGAACTATTGCTGGGTACGGGGTATCCCGATGAGTCGACTCCGAACTTTTCTTTCTTATCCTTGATGGATGATGATTGTGCGCATTTTTTGACTTATGCAAGTCCGTGGAACCCGGAGGGAACCGTGGAAACTGCAAATGCTATCACCCAGTTCCCGATCTATTCATGGCAACCGACTCTTGCCGATTATGATGGTTACGATAGTGAGATCAATGAAACGGCAAGTTCTACCACGTACGCCCAGTTCTATTCAAAAATATTGGGATGTAACGCCGTGCTGGATTATATTGATGAGGCCATAGGGACACAGGACGATCGGGATCGGGTGAAGGCTGAAGCACTTGCTGTAAGAGCGTTACTGTATTTCCAGTTGGTTAATATTTATGGGGAACCCTATAACCATAATAAGGACGCTTTAGGGGTTCCGGTTCGGTTGATTTCCAATTTGACGGAAAAGAACATTGAACGTTCCACCGTGGGGTATATTTATGAAGAGGTGATTCTGAAAGATTTGCTGGAGGCAGCCCGTTTGCTGGACCCTCTTCCGATTATGCGTAAGAATTTCCGGATCAATCAGCCGGCCATTCATATCCTGCTTTCCCGGGTTTATCTGTACATGGAGAATTATAAAGAGTGTATTGCCGAGGTGGAGAAAGCAGAAAAGCAAGGAATCGGGTTATTGAATATGGTAAATAATTTGGATGTTATTCTGGCGGATAACGGTTATGCCCCGATATCTTATAATAACCCCGAGGTTGAATGGCTTTTCGGGCCGAGTGCGGTTGCGAATCATTGGGAATATCAACCGGGAACAGCACCCGCTTTCCGGGTTTTATGGGATCAGGTGAATGACCAACGTTTTTTGGCTTATGCGCTCAAAACTGCGAGTGATGACAATTCGGTGTATCTGAAAAAACCAATGAGTAGTTCGGAGTTAGGACAATCTGTCCGTTCGGCAGAAGCGTTTTTGAACCGGATGGAAGCTTACGCTCTTTCCGGAGAGGAAGGGTTGGCGTTGGCCGAATTGAATGCATTCCGGAAGACCCGCGTGATCGGTTACACGGATGTAAATCTGAGTGGTCAGGCGCTTCTGGATGCGATCCGGTTGGAACGTCGAAAAGAACTTTGTTTTGAAGGCCATCGTTGGTTTGATTTACGTCGTCAAGGAATGCCGGAAATCAAACACACGTATAAGGCTGAAAAAGGAGGAGCGGTGTATGAATATGTACTGCAACAGGGTGATCCCATGTATACAATACCATTTCCTAACAGTGTCGTATTGCAAAACAGGGCTCTTGTTCAGAATCCGTCACGGGAGATGGGTGCGAGACAAGGTGAGATTCAATAA